Sequence from the Methanobacteriaceae archaeon genome:
GACTTTAAGGCATCTTCAAATTTTGAGAGGGAATTTAAGCAGTTTCCCATTTCACACCACGATTGAACATCATCCACATTGATTTCCAGATGTTTTTCAAAAAAGGGAATGGCTTGATCACATTCATCTAGCCCTAAATAGTTGTATGCTCGAGCATAATAAGTAATTTCTTCTTCAAAGCCTTTTTCAATGGCCATATCAAAGTAATCATTTGATTCTTTAAATTGTTCTAAATCAGAAAGTGCATTGGCCTTAAGATAATATAATGATCCTATATCTGGATTTTCTTCTATCTGGCTTTCAATATATTCTAAAGATTCATCCAATGATTTTAATTCAGTGATAGCAAATGATTTATAGGCAATGGCGTTTTCAAAGATAGGGTCCATATTTAAGGCCTTTTCAAAGAATTCTAATGATTTATCGTATTTTTCCTCGTCAAACAGGTCTAATCCCTGGTCAAAGTAGTTCCATTTTTCTTGGTCTTTCATGGTTTTTCTCCTGATTTTAATTGTTTGTCCTTTTTGGTAAGTTTTTTTTTCTAAATATAATTTAAATATACAAATATTCTTAAAAATAATTTTAAATAAAATAAATCCTATCTAAATATATAATAAATACTTGATTCCGCGATCTAATACCTATTTTGTCGGTTAATATATTTTAAAAGATTGTTTAAACATTTCTTAGTGTAATTAGATAATTTAGAATGATTTTCTAAATAGCCAGCAACTGGAGGGCTGGTATGGTAATAAATTTCAACCAAAATTCGGCCCCAGATTCTTTTAAGAAGGTAATAGTCCCTGAAATTCCTTAAACTAATCACTTCTGGAGCATTAAAATCTCCGTAGGCCGCAGTGGCAATAAAGCATTTGTTTTTGAATCTTTCTTCCCTCACTTTTCCGTCTTCACGATTCATTTTCAACATATGATGCTCATTTTCTTCCATTAGTTGACAACCTTGTTCCATTAAATTAAGCATGAATTCCAGGTGCTTTTGATCCTTATCATGACAGTAATTAAGCAGTTCCATTATGGCCGAGCGATAGTTGGTCAATGCTAGAATAATTCCCGGGTGAGCCATTCTAAATTCCCAAGGTGGGTCCATGCGCTCCATATATTTTATTATACTGCTCATTTTTTTATAGTGCATGGTCAGATCTTTTTCTTGACATATTTTAAGCCCCATTTCCGAATCATTTTTTCTTAAAATATCTAAAAAACCGTCTATGATTATCTGGGCCTCTGTGATCTTGTTCTGTATTTTAATTTCATACATCTAGAAGAACCCCTATTAAATGGTTATTAATTAATTTCAAAATTATTTTAGACAATTAGTACCTTTTTACATCCCATCTATTATAATCACATAATCGTGCTATAAAATTAATTTACTATTCATTTAATCTATTTATTATAATCTATTTTTCGAAATTTATTCTTAATATATAAGTTTGACTTTAGAGATTAATTTATAAATATTTATATTAACTTCTTATCAATTATTATTTATCGCAAATAAGAAATAATGAATAAAAAATAATTTTAATTCTTTATTTCACCTTAGAGGTGGTTTTATTACAGATAATCCCTTTGATCTTGAAGATGCACATCAAGAAATAAATAAACTAAAAGACAGAGTTTATAATCTTCAATTAAGGGAGCGACAATCTCGTGAAGCTCTGGTAGGGACTGAAGAGAGAATAAAAAAAATTTTAGAAAGTACCAGTGATGGATTCTTATCCATAAATGCTGAAATGAGAGTTGTTTATTTTAATAGTGCTGCTGAGGAGATTTTAAAAAGAGGTCGGCACGAAATCATGGGAATGGACATTTTTGAAGCATTCCCCCGAATAAAAGGATCTTTTTTTGAAGAAAAATATTATGAATCAATTGAAAGCGAAAGAAAAGTTTGTTTTGATGCTTATTTTGGAGAGCCCCCCCATGAAACATGGTATTATTTCAGAATAATCCCTAATTCCAATGAAATTTCCATATTTTTAAGAAATATAACTAAAGAGAAAAAAACAGAGCAGATACTATCCCAAGAAAAGGAAAAATATCATCTATTGGCAGATAATGCTACGGAGATAATATGTACTCATGACTATGAGGGAATATGTACCTATATCTCCCCCTATATCAAAAAACTCCTGGGATACTCTTCAGAGGAATTAACAGGTAAAAACGTGTATAATATAATACCTCCCTCTGAACGAGATTTAATTAAGCAAAAACAAAAATATCTTTGTTTTAAAAACAAAATAGTTAGTTTTGAACATAGATTAATAAAAAAAGATGGTAGTTACTTGTGGGTTGAATCCAAAACCAATTCAGTTATGGATTCAAATGGCGAATTTCAGTATTTTATTGTAACTACTCGAGATTTAAGTCATCACAAAAAGACTGAGAAACATTTAAATGAAACCGAACATTACTATAGAACTATTTTTGAAAACACGGGAACCGCATCAGTTATTATTGAAAAAGATAAAACGATTTCTCTGGTTAATTCTGAATTCGCAAAGCTTTATGGGCTTCCCAAAGAGGAAATTGAAGGCAAATTAAAGTGTACCTCATTTGTACATCCCAGTTACCAGAAAATAATGGGCCGTTATCAATCTCAGAGATTTTTGGATCCAGATTCCGTTCCCAGGAACTATGAATTCAAGTTTTTAGACTATGAACAGGAATCTAAAGACGTTTTTACGACCGCCAGTATAATTCCTGGTGCTCAAAAATCATTACTCTCCCTAATAGATGTGAGTGAACGAAACCGTGCTAATAATCGACTTAAATGGGAATTAAAAGTCAATGAATCTTTAAATAAAATTTATGCACCATTAATTTCTTCCCAAACCAGCTTGGAAGATATTGCATATGTTATTTTGGCCCAGGCCATGGAATTAACGGATAGTACATCTGGTTTTGTAAGCGAGATAATTCCTGAAACTAAAAACATGCTGATTCTTTCTATGATGCCACCTGTTCCCGATAACTATTATTTTTCCAAACCAATTATCCGAACCGGTGAAAATGAGAAGGGTAGTTTAATGAGCCACAGCTTTAATAAAAACGAGGGTTTTTTTACTAATAATGCATCTCACCACCCTTTATTTAAAAATATCAAAGGCCACCTAAATATCAATAGATTTCTTTCAGTTCCTGTTTTAAATGATGGAATAAATGTAGGTCAAATTGCAGTTTCCAATTCTAAAAAAGATTACACCCAAAATGATGTGGAAGCCTTGGAAAGGCTGGCTGATTTTTACACCCTTGCCTTGCAAAAAGTTGGAAATGAAAACAAAATCCTGGAGTCTTTAGAGGAGAAGAAAGTACTTCTAAGGGAAATTCACCACCGGGTTAAAAATAATCTACAGATAATTTCCAGTTTATTGAATCTACAAAGCCAGTATATTGAAGATGATGTAACTCACGATGTTTTAATTGGAAGCCAGAATCGTGTACGATCTATGGCCCTGATTCACGAGAAATTATATGGCTCCATCAGTTTAAATCATATTGATTTCGGAGAATACGTAAAAAACCTTTCAGAAAGCCTTATAAATAGCTATATCGAAATTCCAGGTAATGTGAAAATACACATTGATATTAAAAATGTTTATTTGAATATAGAAACAGCTATTCCCTGCGGATTAATGATAAATGAATTAATATCCAACAGCCTAAAGCACGGTTTTAAAGAGTCTAAAGGAAACATAAAAATAAAAATGGCTCCTAAAAACGAAGAATATATTTTAAAAATTTGTGATGATGGTGTAGGTTTCCCCGAAGAAATTGATTTCAGAAATACTGAAACTTTGGGAATGCAATTAATAAATAGTCTGGTTAAGCAGCTTGATGGTGAGATAAAACTGGTTAAAAATTCAGGCTCTTGTTTTATTATTAATTTTAAAGAGTTGTGCTATAAAAAAAGAATTTAATGGTTAAGTCGATTTAAACATCCATAACCATTATTCCATCAAATACTAAAACAGCATCTCCTTCCATGAAGGCCCCTAATTCGTTTTCTTCAGAATAAACATCAATTTGGAGTTCTCCACCAGGTAAGTGCACCAGTACGCTTTCTGCTAATTTTTCCAGTTTATTACCTGCAATGACACAAGAAGTAGCTCCAGTACCACAGGCCAAAGTAGGGCCTGCTCCTCGTTCCCAAGTAGCCATAATTATTTCTTTAGTAGAAACCACTTCTACAAAGTGCACATTGGTTCTTTGGGGAAATGATGGATGATTCTCAATGGCCGGGCCCCATTTATCAAGGTCAATTTCACCAGCATTATCTACAAATATAACGGCATGAGGATTTCCCACACTTAAAGCTGTCATCTGCATGGGTTGTCCTTCTACCTTGAGTAATTTATCTACAAATTCATCTTCTGCTACATCCATAGGTATTTCACTAGTTTTAAAGGTGGCTTTACCCATGTTAACCCTGCAAGATTCAACTTTCCCATTCGAAAGAGTCATCTCAACCGTTTTAATTCCGGCTAGGGTTTCTACATCCATTTTTTCCTTGCGAATAATCCCATTATCATAAACAAACTTGGAAAAACATCTTATACCATTTCCACACATCTCAGCTTCACTACCATCGGCATTGAATATACGGAATTTTATATCTCCTTCTCCCGTAGCAGGTGCTACAAATATTGCTCCATCAGCACCTACTGAGAATCCTCTGCGGCATAATTCCACCACAAGTTCGCTTTTTTTATCTTCACTAACACATTCACTCTCAATCTCATCAATTACCACGTAATCGTTTCCTAGACCGTGCATTTTAGAAAATAAAATGTTAACTTTACTCATTTTATAATCTCCCTATAATCTCCAATACGTCAATAATATTATCCCCATATTTTATGAATTTATTTTAAAAGTCTTGCAGGAAGGATTTGTTTATTTAAAACATCAGCCATAGATTCTCGTTCCCTTATTAAATCCATTTCACCATCTTTTACCAGTACTTCTGCTGGCCTTGGCCGTGAATTATATTGAGAAGCCATGGAAAAGGCATAGGCCCCGGCATTCATAATAGCGATTATATCTCCTTCTTCTATCTCTGGAAGAGTTCTATCTCTGGCAAAAAGGTCTCCTGATTCACATACATTTCCAGCAACGTCTATTTCTTCCACTGCTTCTGCTTGAGGTTTGTTAGCCACCACAATGTGGTGATAGGAACCATACATGGCCGGACGCAGCAAAGTATTGAATCCTGCATCTACTCCTACAAATTTACGATAACTCTGTTTTATCGTGTTTACTTTAGCCAGTAAGTAAGATGCATCGCCTACTATATACCTTCCAGGTTCTATACACATGGTTGGTTTTCCCAGATTGTATTGAGCCAATTTTTCCTTGAATAAATCCGTGATTTCTTTGGCAAAGGTTTCAATGTCCAGTATATCCTCTTCAGGAGTATAAGGAATTCCCAGTCCCCCACCAAAGTCTATAAATTCAAATTTAACTCCAGCATTCTCTGCAATATCACCTGCAATATCCATGAGAGTGGTTACTGCTAATTTGAATGGTTCTGGATCCAGAATACCGGATCCAATGTGAGTATGTATACCTACCGGATCAAATCCAAGCTCTTTAGCTAATTTATATACTTCCACAGCTTCTTTTTCCATTATTCCAAATTTACTCATTTCTCCACCAGTGATACAATGCTCATGGTGGCCAGCCCCGACCATAGGATTTACCCGGAAAGATATTTTAAAACCTTTAGGATCCACGATTTTGGCCAGTCTTTTAAGCTGAGAAACAGAATCCACATTTAATCTAACACCACTTTCTATGGCAAACTCCATTTCTTCATCTTTTACATTGTTTCCAGTGTAAAGGATTCTTTGAGGATCAAATCCCGTGAGTGAAGAAGTATAAATTTCTCCAGGAGATACTGCATCTATGCCACTACCTTCTTGTTCTAAAATACGCAGCACAGAAAGGTTGGTATTGGCTTTGCAGGCGTAAAATATTTGAAAATCATCATAATGCTTGGAAAAAGCCTCGTAAACTCGACGGTAATTTTCTCGCACTTTATTCTCATCTATAACATATAAAGGAGTTCCATACTCCCGGACAATCTCTGTAGCGTCGGCACCGCCAATACTTAGATTGCCTTTTTCGCTAATTTCTAAATCGAAAACCATCTATAAATCCTCCAAATAAACTTAAGTTAACATCAACTTTCTATTTTTCATTTTATTTAAATTTATAAATCAATTAAATGAATATTTAGATGACTTAAATAGAGTAATGAAGAAAGGTTATTATACATAAAACGCATCTAATGGATCTTAAAAATAAAATAGCATTACCAAATAATGCTAAAAAAATGGAAAAAGAAAAATATTAAAATAAGTAACTAAATTAAAGCATTATTTCTTCTTTAGGGAACCTTATTTTTGCTGATGGTTCTTCTAGAGTATTATCCTAAAACAATGAGTTTCGTGGGCACAATATTCTGAGGCAGTTCTCCAAGATATAGTCTATTTTATCTTCCTTGATTTTCTTTTAACTGAATGCTCTGGCCGCAAATCTTTTCTCCACTAATTCTGCAAACTCCATAATTACGCTTCTTTGCATATATTTATTATTTTTAAAGTATAAATTATTTAAAAAAATATAAAATATTTGAAATCAATATGAATCATCATAAATAAGCCCGAAAAGAAAATAAATGATATGTATAAATAAAATTAATTAGTGGACA
This genomic interval carries:
- a CDS encoding PAS domain S-box protein, which codes for MNAEMRVVYFNSAAEEILKRGRHEIMGMDIFEAFPRIKGSFFEEKYYESIESERKVCFDAYFGEPPHETWYYFRIIPNSNEISIFLRNITKEKKTEQILSQEKEKYHLLADNATEIICTHDYEGICTYISPYIKKLLGYSSEELTGKNVYNIIPPSERDLIKQKQKYLCFKNKIVSFEHRLIKKDGSYLWVESKTNSVMDSNGEFQYFIVTTRDLSHHKKTEKHLNETEHYYRTIFENTGTASVIIEKDKTISLVNSEFAKLYGLPKEEIEGKLKCTSFVHPSYQKIMGRYQSQRFLDPDSVPRNYEFKFLDYEQESKDVFTTASIIPGAQKSLLSLIDVSERNRANNRLKWELKVNESLNKIYAPLISSQTSLEDIAYVILAQAMELTDSTSGFVSEIIPETKNMLILSMMPPVPDNYYFSKPIIRTGENEKGSLMSHSFNKNEGFFTNNASHHPLFKNIKGHLNINRFLSVPVLNDGINVGQIAVSNSKKDYTQNDVEALERLADFYTLALQKVGNENKILESLEEKKVLLREIHHRVKNNLQIISSLLNLQSQYIEDDVTHDVLIGSQNRVRSMALIHEKLYGSISLNHIDFGEYVKNLSESLINSYIEIPGNVKIHIDIKNVYLNIETAIPCGLMINELISNSLKHGFKESKGNIKIKMAPKNEEYILKICDDGVGFPEEIDFRNTETLGMQLINSLVKQLDGEIKLVKNSGSCFIINFKELCYKKRI
- a CDS encoding tetratricopeptide repeat protein, producing the protein MKDQEKWNYFDQGLDLFDEEKYDKSLEFFEKALNMDPIFENAIAYKSFAITELKSLDESLEYIESQIEENPDIGSLYYLKANALSDLEQFKESNDYFDMAIEKGFEEEITYYARAYNYLGLDECDQAIPFFEKHLEINVDDVQSWCEMGNCLNSLSKFEDALKSANKAIEMDPDYYLPYSYQGVSWMGLEDNEKALKCFQKALELNPGDEISILNMEKILKK
- the dapF gene encoding diaminopimelate epimerase, with product MSKVNILFSKMHGLGNDYVVIDEIESECVSEDKKSELVVELCRRGFSVGADGAIFVAPATGEGDIKFRIFNADGSEAEMCGNGIRCFSKFVYDNGIIRKEKMDVETLAGIKTVEMTLSNGKVESCRVNMGKATFKTSEIPMDVAEDEFVDKLLKVEGQPMQMTALSVGNPHAVIFVDNAGEIDLDKWGPAIENHPSFPQRTNVHFVEVVSTKEIIMATWERGAGPTLACGTGATSCVIAGNKLEKLAESVLVHLPGGELQIDVYSEENELGAFMEGDAVLVFDGIMVMDV
- the lysA gene encoding diaminopimelate decarboxylase, translated to MVFDLEISEKGNLSIGGADATEIVREYGTPLYVIDENKVRENYRRVYEAFSKHYDDFQIFYACKANTNLSVLRILEQEGSGIDAVSPGEIYTSSLTGFDPQRILYTGNNVKDEEMEFAIESGVRLNVDSVSQLKRLAKIVDPKGFKISFRVNPMVGAGHHEHCITGGEMSKFGIMEKEAVEVYKLAKELGFDPVGIHTHIGSGILDPEPFKLAVTTLMDIAGDIAENAGVKFEFIDFGGGLGIPYTPEEDILDIETFAKEITDLFKEKLAQYNLGKPTMCIEPGRYIVGDASYLLAKVNTIKQSYRKFVGVDAGFNTLLRPAMYGSYHHIVVANKPQAEAVEEIDVAGNVCESGDLFARDRTLPEIEEGDIIAIMNAGAYAFSMASQYNSRPRPAEVLVKDGEMDLIRERESMADVLNKQILPARLLK
- a CDS encoding CFI-box-CTERM domain-containing protein; its protein translation is MYEIKIQNKITEAQIIIDGFLDILRKNDSEMGLKICQEKDLTMHYKKMSSIIKYMERMDPPWEFRMAHPGIILALTNYRSAIMELLNYCHDKDQKHLEFMLNLMEQGCQLMEENEHHMLKMNREDGKVREERFKNKCFIATAAYGDFNAPEVISLRNFRDYYLLKRIWGRILVEIYYHTSPPVAGYLENHSKLSNYTKKCLNNLLKYINRQNRY